The following is a genomic window from Melopsittacus undulatus isolate bMelUnd1 chromosome 8, bMelUnd1.mat.Z, whole genome shotgun sequence.
AAGCCAGCAGTTTGCAGATCAGTGTAcaatgtgctgctgcaggctgccaACCTCAGGAGACTGGAGAAGACAAAAGCACATGAGCATGCCAGCTAATGTTCTATTTCCTGTTAACATTCTGGTTTGAAGGAATGAATTCACCAGACTACAGGTGCAAAAATTAGAAGATGTGATTGTAGCTTTCAAAATTACTTCTCTAGATAGCCCTGGCATCTATGATGTGGGATATATCTGTCCTGAGGATGATCAGGAACTGGAGCACAtccatacgaagacaggctgagaacattggggctgttcagcctggagaagagaagctgcgtggagacctcagagcagcttccagtgtctgaagggggctacagggatgcagagaaggactcttcatcagggactgcagtgatagaacaaggggtgatgggttaaaatttaaacaggggaagtttagactggatataaggaggaagatctttactgtgagggtgctgaggcactggaatgggttgcccagggaagttgtgaatgccccatccctggcggtgttcaaggccaggttggacagagccttgggtgacatggtttagtgtgaggtgtccctgcccatggaaaggGATTGGaattaaatgatcttaaggtcttttccagcccaaaccatacTAGGATTCTATGTAGTCTAGGTAAAACTGTAATACACACAGTGGATAAAAGTTAAAAGGAGAAAGACATACAACAGTCCACGAGGGTGCCCAGGATCATTAGCACAGTTTGTACACTGGGAGGATAGGTGTGAGGACAGTGTTCCCTGCCTTCCCTGTTCTGGTTCCAGCTAAAGACTGAGATCCAGGCTACAAGGAGCAAGCCAGAGTGCCCAGTGCCTGGCTCACTTTGCCCCCACTAACTGAAAACCTGTAGTTTATGGAAGCTTTAAGGATGTACTCCTGGTTTTTATGTTTCCTCAGGGCTTATGTGGAGCTGAATCGCTCAGCTTTCTTGGAGCCAGATGGATTACCCAAACCACGGAAATCCATGTTTGTCAGCCAGAAGCTAACTgtcttggttggggaagttgTAAATGGTGGCCCATTGCCTGTGGTACCTCACCATGTGCCTGTGTCCAGCTTCAACGGACAGAACAAGTACATTGGTGGAAGCGTCTCTGTGGATCAAGCTAGTACTAGCCAAAAATCCAGCATGGAAGCAACAGGTAAGAGCAGACATGGAGTTTTAAATATAGGAGCATACTTCTGTGTTGACTCCGTGAGGAGTTCTGTTTTACAAAGCAGGAACTGTTCTTGGCTCATGGGTTGAAATTGCATGGAAATGTGGGTGTAATGGAAGCATGCCTTCATTTAAACGTGTTTTGGTATCTGTAAAAGCTAAGAAGCAACCTGATTTAATAAAACACATTCCCTAATACAGGAAACACACTAAGGGAAATGAGCACAATTTTACCAGCATGTAATAAGCAGTAGCagtcctttttctctttctcagtagctggtgcagtgctgtggttttgactttcagcctgggaacagcgctgataacaccaatgtttttagttgctgctcagtaatgattactctggccaaggactttctgagtctcatgctctgccagggaggagaggaagtgaggaagcagagacaggacacctgacccaaactaaccaaagaggcattccataccacagcacatcatgcccaggatataaactggggggagttacctggaagggctagattgctgcttgggtcagtgggtggtgagtggttctcttcccttgttatttcccttatcattattactattggtggtagcagcagtggtttgtgttataccttagttactggactgctcttatctcaacccgtgggagttacatccTTTCCATTCTtctccccattcctctgggaactggtggggggaagaaagggggaattgagccagcagctgtgtggttctgagttcctggctgggcttaaaccacgacagtgaaATAACCAGGTATTTGCCTCCTTCAGACAGCCaactttccttttcagtttgcaGGCTTTGTACTGCAGCTATTCACAGTGTGTGTATAAGATCATGTTGGTTTTCAGGTTTGCTGAACATAGGGGTTTTTTGGTTGAAAGTACGGCTCTTCTATATATTCAGAGGGGGTGTAGGTGCTAGGTGTGTTtgacttaatttttttattaggaATGTACGTAATGTGCActaaaaatgttaatgttttatataaaatagtCATAAATTAGTTTCTCTGATGtaactgcatttttaacttCAAGGCAGCAAGCCTCTGTTATCAGCTTGTTTTATGATGAGGTTTATCAGGGAAGCCAGCTTTTGAAGACAATACTTTTGCTTCTACTTGTGACTGACTTGGcttccttaattcttctcctcctcccatcccaaGAGGGAAGAGTGGAAAGCAAAGGTGTGGATTTAGATGCTGCAGCAGTAAGAGTCCAGCCCCCAGCTCATCTTCTGCCCTCACTTTTACCTCGTCAGCTTGTGCCAGTGCTGCCTCCTCCACAGACTGTCTCCCAAGCTCCTGGACAACCTGAGCCTCTCTCTTCAAAACCACAGCCTGTCTACACAGACACAGTAAGGACATCTAAATCCATCATGAAGTGTGTGGGAAAGATCTGTGAAAATAATAACTGAGTTCTTAGGTTGTTTTAATTCTCCAGAATCTGCATGTGGTATGTGTAGAATCAAAAGGAGATGCTCCCTGCTTCAGTGCTTTTGAGAACTTGTTTTCTTGAGCtgttctgaaaagagaaagtctTGAATGATTTCACCTGCAAGCCTGACATAGGATAAACAGTCCCATATGTTCAGCACTTACTTGAGAAACCTCTAAGGAGAGAGTCAGAAAGTGATAGTAGAAAGTGATTGACTTAGTAGGTAAGCTTTGCTTTAGTGAACAATACTGAGCTGTTCCTTAGTGACACATATTTCAAATATGAGACATGAGAAAGTTTCTCCTTGTGGGTCTGTGACTACTGATGTTAGATCTTGAACATGTACCCTGTGTGTCTCTGCTATTCCTCTTTTTCTAGCTTCCACACATGTTTAGATACACACTAATGCTGGACCCATCTCAGAGTCTCTCATTGCTTTGTAAGCTACAGCTGCCTATTTAGCTAAACatggctgcatttcagtgaaGGTTAGACCTGGTCCTATGGAATTATATCAGCTAGAATGAGAAACGCTCAAGTAAGAAAAGAGGAATCCCTCCCAAAATTCACTTTTAGCTACTGTTTCCTAACTTGACTTGCCCATATTTATTACAGAAAGCTGCTCCTGTTTCTGGCTGTTACTAACCTTATAGGTAGTCTTAAATTTCCAGGCTGTGTGTTTGATGAAGTTAGCTTAGTTTGCAAGTAGAAATACAGATAACACTGCCAATTCCAGTCAGTTAAACAAGGCTGAAAAGCCTTATTCCCAATTTACATCTGTGCCCAGGCCATCTTGAGCAGGGCTGCATCTTGCTTCAgctgcttcctctgctgtgtTGTAGGACATCGCAGAAGTGGTGGATGTGCTGGTGCAGGAGGTCCTCAATGGAGAGTGCAGCGAAGTCAGCAGAGCTGGAGTGGCTTATGTGACTGCTGCCATCTGGTAAGGAATGTTTATTGCTACTCCTGGCATCAGTTATTAGAGCTGCAATTTGCCATAGCAGCACCATGTGTGAAGATCGTAAGACTTAAGGCAAGCTCTTTAATGGAGATGGCCATACAGATACAGTTGAGGGAAGAGCAGACCTTTCTTCAGATGCCTGCCACCTCCCTGTTACACACCAGCTAGGCTAATGGAAGGCTTACTGCAAACCTCTACACCTTGCCTTGCATGATGCTCACAACACTGCTGCAAGAAGTGTGTTTTGTGGGAGGGAAGGGGCctgaagagggaaaaggagaagtcCAGATCtgtctgcttctctgcttcACATAACGTTTCCTCTTCAAGGCCATTGGTAGGTGTAGATGTGAGACTGTAACCAAAACAGTGTTATTAATGCCCCAGTATTAGGACTGTTGCTGAACAGCAGAGGGGCAAGGCCTTCCTTGTTTCCCCCCTCTGCAGGCCTGGGTGTATGGCAAAGGCTGGTAGGACACACAGTGGGGACAGTGACCCAGAGTGAAGTCCAATGTGGTGTCATGGTCAGCAATAAAACTGGGTTTGAGGAAGAAAGTGGATTTTCTGGTTCCCAGGGTGGCCTCTGACCTGAAActgtcagggacacctcacaccagacgATGTCCcaaaggtcctgtccaaccttggccttgagcactgccagagatggggtattcaccacttctctgtgcaccctgtgccagcgcctcagcaccctcacagtaaagaacttcctccttatctccaacctgagcttcccctgtttgagtctgaacccatcactccttgtcctattgctacagtccctgatgaagagtccctctcagcatccttgtagcccccttcagacactggaagctgctcggaggtctccagcagcttctcttctccaggctgaatataGGCCTTTGAATGCAAACTTTCTGGCTTTGAAAAGAGACTTGCTCTTCCTGCACAGCACCTCGGAGGCTGCTATAGAGGAGCTCATGACTGAAGTGATGGGGGAGATGCTCAGACAAGTGGCTGGAAGCGTGCTTAATGCGGAAAGGGAGCGTGTCAAAGAGGAAAGGCGCCGAGTAGAGGAAGAGAGGTGAGtggctgcctttgctgtgcATGGTGGGCTCGATTCATCCCTGGGCAGCATTAGCAAGAGCTGGTGCCAACCTGAGGCCTTGCCCCCTGTGTTTTTGTGCCATGCCAACAGCACTCAGTTTGTCCCAAGCTGGGATTGCACAGGcaggctgccccatccacaCGTTCCGATGTGCTAGCTCGTGCTTTGGGGACCTCAGAGGCACTGTGAAAATCATGGCTTGGCCTTTTTGGGAACTTTAATAACCgcagaaataacagaaataactggaAAGAGAGGGAGATGGATCCCTGCTGTATGCAGGAGCTTTCCCTTCTGAGTGAGCTGCTTGTCTTTAACTTCTTGTGGTAAGAATAAAATCACCCTATTGTTATGTGTAGTTTTGAAGGAAAACTGGCTCCATGCAGAGCTGTTTAAAGAGAGAAACCAGCTGGTGGCAACTCAGGTTGTCTGAATTAACTGTCTGACACTGCGTGTAGCACTTGTGTAAGTAAGGAGCAGGTTTGCAAGCATAAAACTTCAGTCTTGCCACTGGTGTGAATGTTTTCTCTGTCCTtccaggaaaaagcaggaaaaagagaagttaaTAAAGCAGTTGAGCCAGTTGGTGGGGATGGAGTTAATGGAAGAAGTAATAAAGGAGAGTGTTCGAGAAGCTTCAACCGATGAGTTAAAGTAGGTACAACATACTGTATGCTGTACTTTCCTGTAGGATGCTTTCATAAGGGTATGAATTTGTCATGGAGTGGTAGGATTCCTGCTTGGATTCCTCTGAAGTCATCTTCACTAAGCTACTTGAGAAGGAAAGGGTAGTTGGTCATACAGCAAGTGCCAGTTTGCAGTCATGCTGTCAGGCAGCAGTGAGTGGTCCTCCAGGGGGAAGGGGACAGAGGATTGTTTAGGGCAAGGCTGCCCTATGTGGTTTTAGTTCATCCGCCTCCCTTATGGCTCAGCTGTGGTCTCTCTTGCAGACCCTTTGTTAGAAGCTTGTGATCAGTGTAAAGCTTGAATGACTTCTAACTGATCACAGGTCTTATTCAGAAGAGCTGTAGAATAGAAGTATGGAAAATCCCTTCCTTTGCTAAATGTGAAGGTCTTCCCTGTGTGCACCTCAGCTAATTCTGTGGGTGTTTGCTGCAGTCTCCACCTCACTAGAGGTCTTGGGTTGTTTCATTTTGAACTAGATGTGCCTTAGAAAGAGACCGGCAAGCCCGCATTGCTCGCTGTTCAGAAGAAGTCTGTGGTCATGTCATGGAGCTCTTCCTGGAGGATGAGATCTTCCAGATTGCTAAGGAAACCCTTCAGGAGCTCCAGTGTTTCTGCAAGTACTTACAACGGTGAGTTACCACCTCGtaacaaaactgcttttctcaGGAGCATAGGTTATTGCATGTGAGGAGGGGAGCACACCCTCTTGGGGTCAGCTGGGGAAGAGATTTCAGCTTCCTTTTATTCAGAGACTTGTAATGTTGGACACTTCTTTTTTCTGGATATGTGGTAAGGGTTATGGGGTTGGTGTGGTGTTCCAAGGCAGAGATTCATTCTGTACTGCCCCAGTACAGTCAGGTTGAGGTGCATTTCAGGTGGTATCTGTCACCAttaaagaggaagaagcagagtaGTAGTCCCTTTTTTGTGGAGCACCTCCCCTTGCAGAGTTCTCTGTCCTAAAGTTGAGTTCGTGTCTCTTCAGGACACGTGTTAATAGCCTTCAGTGCTCCTTTTGTCTGGATGGGTTTTGAATGAGGCACAAGGTCCCCCCTTTTGGGATCTGCATGTGTGCATCTGGCAGTTCTCATCCTGTGCGTGCTCCATTTGagctctgcctttgctgctgtgtgtgcagaaaCACATCCTGGATCCACCGCAGCATCCGCATGCACCACCTCACACTGTGCCCTGGGCAGGCTGACGTGGGTGTTTGAGAGCCCAGTCCAGTCTGAAGAACAGAGATGAGaaacagagtcacagaatggtttgggttggaagggaccttaaagctcatccagctccaacccctgccacaggcagggacaccttccactggagcagctgctccaagcccctgtgtccaacctggccttgatcactgccagggatggggcagccacagcttctctgggcaccctgtgccagcgcctcagcaccctcatagagAGGATTTGTTTCCATGACAGAACCCATTTGGTCTGCAGAAGAGTTCAATATTGTGACCTGTTCTCTTGCAAAGGTGGAGGGAGGCAGTGGCAGCTCGAACGAAGCTGAAACGTCAAATGAGGGCATttccagctgctccctgctgcacagatccagaaaacaagctgaaagCACTGTCCCCCAGTGCAGAATGGCCTGTAGCCATGGAGAGCTTGTGCAAGAGGATTGTAAACCTGGGCAGTGGAGGAAAGCTGGGAGTCTCTTGCACAAGGTAAGCATACTTCTAGTGACAGCAGTTGGCAATCTGGTTGGTTTTAGGAAGGTAAGTTCCAAAGTCCCCTTCTTCCATTGCAAATGTTAATGGTATTACAAAACTTAGTTCTTCAACAGCCACCAAAAGACACTTTGGGCACAAATGCCATGACAACGACTGAAAACGTAACTAAATCCTTCTTCTATCAGCCACCACTTTCTCAAGTGTCTGCAGTTCTTCTCAGGTCTTAGTGTTCCTTAAAATTGGTTAAAGTGACTGCTTTACACCCAAAATTACAGTCAGGTGTCTTTTGTTTGCAGATTGAATTGGATGAGAAACAAGACAGCACATGAAATTAAAGTTCAGCACTTCTACCAGCAGTTGTTAAGGTATGTTGGTGTTTGctccttgttttctgtgtaaGCAGACTGTAATAGAACTGTCAGAAGGTCAGCAAGGAATGGCAAATCATACTGCAGTGTCCACTGGCATTAAGCTATCTGGTCCTATTGCCATAGGTGTAAATTTAAGGGACTGGTAGATATTATGACGTTTTTTGTACCTGGATAGGATGGAATATAAGAGGAGAGGAGTAAATGAGCTGTTACCAACctggcagtgcagcaggagaTCTGCTTTCTCATAGCTTATCATGCATTCTGGTGGTCTATGTGTTTATTAGGGCAGAGTATTGAAGCAGTGTGGAAGTGGAGCATTTCATATGTGGTCCACAATCCCCAAGCTAAGGCTCATGTATCAGATTTAGCAGCTGCAGTTCTTGAAGGCATCTGGTCTGTGGTGAAATAGATGGGCAATACATCTAAGGAATTGGCTCCAGTTTTGGACCGGTTGGACTGGACAGTAGCTACTTCCAGTATTGCAAGATCCAGTAAAGAAATCAGATTAGATGTAAGgatgcactggaacaggttgtcccagaagtgccccatccctggcagtgttcaaggccaggttgaatggggcttggaacaacctggtctagtggaaggtatccctgcccattaCATGGGGTAGGAACTgagtgatcttaaggtcctttccaacccaaaccattctatgatgaaaAACATTGCCAGGTGTGAATGAGCACTAACACcagtttctctctctctttttaagtGATTTAGCTTGGACTCCCCTGGATCTTGTCTCATTAATCACTGAACATACTCCACTCCAACAAGAACAGGTTTTTTGGAAGGTGATACTGGTTTTGCCAAATGATGATGAATATGTGGGGGATGATCCCAGCAGGTGAGTAAAAGAAGCAGGTTGCTGGGTCCCTTTCTCAAACAAGACAGTCACCCAGAGAACAGTAGTAGTATACAGTCCTTGCTGTGTTCTTGTTATTACCCTGTACCATGTGAAATTTCCAggtggtggtttggtttgtgttgtttttctccaGAGTGCTCTAAAAGAACATAGCTCTAACTTATTGCAGTGGTCTGGATCTTCTGACTTTGTTCACTGAATCCCTTTTGCTCATACTGAAATCAGAACCCCTTGAGATACGGAGCAATGTAGGCAATTTCAGGACATTTAATAGCTATTTAGTAAAATCCAAGCAATATGAAGGTTGGGGTCATAATAGATTGTGGTGCTGGAGGGGTGTTTGGTGCCTAAACTCTTTCTTGTTTGCCAGGGTTTTGGTGGATTGGTTGAAAACCAAGTTTATGGGAGATAAAAGCTGGGAGAGAAATGCTTCACATACAGAAGGTAGAATTCAAACCCTGACATTGTTCAGCTCGCCTGGCATGCAAGGGAGCAGAAGTATTAAAGTCAGTGTGTGTGTTAAGGTAAGTGAGAACAATTTCCTGATACCTAACAGGCTGTAAAAGCAGGGTGTGCTCTTTTCCAGCAGCTTTTGTGTAGAACCTTTTCATCCTGTGTCCTGTCTGATGGAGGGAGATGATGCTGGAGGGGTGGGATTGTTGAAAAGATCTGAAAAAAGATggattcttcttttccttgtttccaaTCAACTGAGCAAATACCTGCCTAAACACACTGCAATAGTTAGAACTTCAATCAGCTCCATTCCTGATGCCAGAGCAGGTGCTGAAGTTCACTTTTGTGCTCAGCTGCATCTATTCGACACATCCATGTTTGTCCCACAGCTCGTTGTCTTAGGATTCGTAAAGGTCCTGGTAATGAATGTCAAACCTGAATGCTAGTGATAGTAAACTGCAGATTTTGGTATGAAAATACCTTTGTTTAGGTACCTTACTGTTATAATCTTTGTTACTTGTATAGGTGGCCTATGGCGCGCTCTCTGACTCTGAGCTTGATGCAGCTGAGATGCAGAAAGACTTGCTTGGAACCAGTGGCCTCATCCTTCTCCTGCCACCTAGAGTTAGGAGTGAAGATGTTTCAGAAGATGACGTTTATTGGctttcagctttgctgcagtTGAAACAGTTGCTTCAGGCCAAACCTTTCCACCCAATAGTTCCACTGGTTGTTCTAGTCCCTGCTCAGGGAGATGAGGCCGTAGAGAAAGAAGTAGAAGAAGGTATGTAATTATTCCTGTGTCTTGTAAAAAAGCAATGTGAATGTGTCCTGCGTTGAGCTGTAGCAGTTACTTTTCTCCTATGTTTAGGGCTGCCCCAAGTAGAACTATTGCAGTCTGTCAAGTACATCATCTAGTAAAGGGGGAAGGCTTTGCAAGAAATTCTGAGGCCTTAAGAGCTGATCAATATGGAAAGAGATGAACTTCCTTTTGGCTTCCAGTTTTCCTTTGCACACAGGATTTGATCTTGGGTGTCTGTGGGCAAGGAAGGAGAAGTGATGCTGTGAATTTAGGCAGTGTGTGGTCAGAGGAGGTGTGTTCTTGTTTGTGTATTCAAcaggctttcttctttttaaggtTTGATGCTGCAGGACTTGATTTCAGCCCAGCTCATTTCAGACTACATCGTTGTTGAGCTCCCAGGTTCTATCAATGACTTACAAGGCACCACAAGGGTAAGAACAGCAGCTCACGTAAAGAGGTAGTTGGTTTATCATTAACCTCTCAGTTGCTAATACCTTAGAAGGAATGATTATGTTCTCAGTAGCTCTCAGTCCTAAAATACAAAGGACCCTCTGTAGCTCTTCTGGCTGCTGTGAGTTCAccagtatttttccatttaggTGGATGGGACTAAGAGATGCCTCTGTCCTCTCACATATGTGAAGGATTGTATGTATGTCTCCCTGACAGCCTCCAGACACCAGCTTCTCCCCTTGTCCTTCAGTTTGTTGTGTGCTTGGCAGTAGTGGCCTGGAGAAGAGTCAGAAGCCCATGGTGGAAAATGATACTGAAGTCTGAACCAGTTCTTTGTGGATGGTTTGGAAAGGCAGGAGAGGGTAATGGCCAAGAGCAGCCAAGTTGTTTCAGACCaaaagcagctccagcccttttccaacccagcaggggttggaactggatgagctttaaggtcccttccaagccaaactattccatgattccacATCAAACTTAGGGTAGCAGGATTGAATCCTTTGTGTCCTGATGGCTGCAGAGCAGTTCCCAACCACCCATGTTTTGTGTGTCGTAGATCTCTGCGGCTGTGGGCTGGCTGGTTTCCCAGTGCCCTGAGTCCCTTGAGCTCTGCAGTCAGACCCTTCAGGAGTACATTGAGGATGGGATTGACGGTGAATTTGGGAAGCGCTTCTACCATGACTGGAAGGAGAGGCGGTTAGCTGGCCTGCCATCTCAGGAGCCTGGGGCCATCATAGAGCTGTACAACAGCGTGCTGCAGTTCCTTTCCGATGTGGCATCCTCAGAGCACCTTTGTGACTTGTCTTGGCCTGTTACTGAGTTTTCAGAGCCTGGGGGTAACAAGCAGTTGCCCCACCTGCAGTGGAACACGACTGATCACCTGGCCTGGCTGAAGAAGGCTGTGCTGTCCTTCCAGATCCCATACCTAGATCTGCCTCCATTGGGTGGTACGTACTTCCTGCTGCTGTATCCTCTTAGGTGTGCCTGTGCTGTGTTGAACTACCAGCTTGTAGGTTTGGCTTAGTCACAGATTCTGCCCATTTACTaggttggtttgctttgcttttcccataGCTCCTTGGCGTCCTGTTTGCCACATGATTTTCCAGTACGTGTCTCAGATTGCAAGTTCTGCCCATACCCAACCACTGATCCAGTCTCAAGTGGAGAATCTGCTGAGCAAAACTTACcagaagtggaaaaacagaACATCTGGGAACTCTGATGAAGATGGACCCTCTGTTGATGAGGTCCCTTGGGATGATATCTTATTAGCCTGCATTGATCATAAACTGAGAGACTGGAAACCACCCAAACTGCGTATTAACCCAGGTATTGTATGTCCTTCTACAACACGGATGGTACTCCCTGCACGAGAGTGTTTAATAACTTGACAGTGGTGCCTTTACGTGTGACCTTACTGCACTGTCTTCTCTTGGAATGTGTGTTTAGTGTTGATTATGATTTGACTTGAGCTTGTGATTAAGGAGCTCTGTCTCTCTATGGTCAACCCAGTAGGAGAGGGTTTATATTCAACCTAAGGCCAAGAATTGGTCCTTTGGAAGTCAGGTAAGCTCAGGTCAGCTGAGCTGGCAGCCACCACTCTTAATGAGCACTTCCATGGGTTAATGAAGGTTgtcttgggtttgtttgctttcagtttcaAGTGTGTGGGTTGGCTTTATTTTGGTGCCCTGTTTGGCTTAACTGTAGGGAGCTTCTTTAAATGAAATCACTACTTAGCCTTGAAGTGAACCTTAACCTTACTTAACCTTAAAGCGCTTGTATTAAGAGTGATGCTCTTGGCTTAGTATTGAGTTTCTCTTCTGAATTCAGTGTTGGCGTTGGGTTTATTGACAGAAGCAGTAAGTGAAGATGGTCAGATTCGCGTGTACTTCTTCAAGGAGCACTTAAAGAACTTCACCCTCCCTTTTTCATGGGAACAAGCCAGGCTGCGCACGCAGGAGGAGATCCGGCAGAGCCACACGAGGTGAGGAGCATTCAGCTCTCCCTTGTGCCATCAGCCAGGGAAGCTCATGGGGGCCTCTGCAGTGAACATAGAGTGTCCTCAGTGCTGTAAACCAGCCTATGGCATCCCCCCGGATGTGCTTTGTGCATCTGGAAATGATGTCCAAGGGTGTGCTGAAAGTAGGGTTTATTTCTACAGCTCTCCAAGAAATGGATTACTTGAGGAGTGTTTGAAGTGCTCAAAGTGGAGGAATCCTGccaaagaaaacactgctgagGCTTTGGAATTACAGCCTTGTAGTCTAAGCACACAAAGTGTGGGGGGGAAACATAGTATGGTGTTGGGGAAGAGCATAGGAATGAATCATGAGCGTGTGCCCTTACAGCGGGGACCTGACAGCTCAATTACATGTTAGCTGGTTTGCAGATCTGCTCTTTGGTAATTACATGTTAAATTATGCAGCATTTTGAGTTCAAAAGGAAGTTTTGTCCCCAGCTTGCAGGAAGACATGGGGAAAATCCCAGTGCTGAGAGAGAATGCTAGCTGGGGGCAGGCTGCCTTAGAGCTGTGTGGCAGGAAAGCATTTGAGGTCTCAGGAGTCTGGCTCACTTCATTAGACCTGTTCAGAGAGAAGCCAGGCTCTCTTCCCTGTTGGAAGCTTAGGTACTGCTCTGCAGTGTAGCAGAGATATTGGGTAGATACCTTGGGGTGAATCTCAGCCCTCTTTCAGGTTCCTCTCAAATCCCCCCCACAGGAGGTGTTGTATTGGACCCTGGCACAAGGGAATTGTGTTGTCAAATGATCAGGTCTTACTTCCTGCTATTTCCAAACTTCAGTCtaatggggaaaagaaaaaaatcaacacacTGATGccaatttctgtgcttttatttggttttgtggtcTTTTCCCCTCAGGTCAAGGGTGAAGTCTCCCATCTCTTTTAAGAAACCATACAGCTTCTCTATGATGCCGGGTCAATATGGCTCTGACATCAGCATGCTGTCGAGGCCAGAAAAGAGTGTTCCCAGCATAGATGAATTCACAGCCACTGCCTCAGCCCAGGAGCTTCTCCCACAGCGTTTGTTGGCACAGTTGCAACAGGAGAAGATGGAAAGCAGAAGGTAAGTTCCTAGAGCAGCATCATTTCAGCTCCAGCCAGGGTTGTGATCAAGTCTAAGTTGTAATAGGAAGCTGAAGTCCAACGGTGCTAGGAAACAGCCTTAGACTGGGTCCAGTTTCATCTAATTTGATCAAGCACGTCAGTGCCTCCTTCCACTACACAAACAGTCCAGGAAAGTGGAAACTGTGGTCAGAAAGCCTAAAGCAGTACAGCGTGTACAGCAGTCTGTGTCCTGCAGTATCACAGATGTCTGTAAAGTCCACCTTGGGATGTCAGTTTGGTGCCTGT
Proteins encoded in this region:
- the MCM3AP gene encoding germinal-center associated nuclear protein; translated protein: MNTGGPFRGPPAFPQPLRFGQAAVFGQAAAASGLPFPPGPSAFGPPVGLGQASAFPAASGGGAPAANAGFSFKPPTNLGGFPGPSEASTGGGAFSAPEFRFKAPDSAAAFKPLPGSEADKGPAAAFTFSPPFGFAAEASPEVPAGGPFSFSRPAAALGRPEERGPRPLFEEPAEPGSKGLKRKEERERSPRRAAGGRAAAPPEKRAVVLSRPRGGALFGRMLKEMLRSQGRGQRDRGEATEPERGPTEETPTVEARDPPREDPAAVPPARRARGSESMEGLGGLPPGDLTAIQCKNVPDYLNDRTVLEKHFGQFAKVRRVMTRRNKKMAIIHFFDHASAALAKKKAKELHKDIVTFWQKKKTSPAKREFSSKEKKAGEDEGRQSSEEQNYQHSPLRKPLIRSSGSGVIAGRSSPAKKSGLRKALQFEAEMFDSTSEGQSSEALGASLSSLSNLVGLVAETSEERYRLLDQRDKIMRQARIKRTDLGNAKTVIGTCPDMCPEKERYMRETRNQLSIFELLLGSDKVDHAAAIKEYSRSSADQEEPLPHELRPSEVLSMTMDYLVTNIMDQGEGNYREWYDFVWNRTRGIRKDITQQHLCNPLMVSLIEKCTRFHIHCAHHLCEEPMSSFDAKINNENMTKCLQSLKEMYQDLANKGIYCKSEAEFRGYNVLLNLNKGDILREVQQFHPEVRNSPEVRFAVQAFAALNSNNFVRFFKLVQAASYLNACLLHCYFNQIRKDALKSLNIAYTVSTQRCTVFPLDHLVRMLLFKDCEEATDFISYYGLSVSDGAYVELNRSAFLEPDGLPKPRKSMFVSQKLTVLVGEVVNGGPLPVVPHHVPVSSFNGQNKYIGGSVSVDQASTSQKSSMEATEGRVESKGVDLDAAAVRVQPPAHLLPSLLPRQLVPVLPPPQTVSQAPGQPEPLSSKPQPVYTDTDIAEVVDVLVQEVLNGECSEVSRAGVAYVTAAICTSEAAIEELMTEVMGEMLRQVAGSVLNAERERVKEERRRVEEERKKQEKEKLIKQLSQLVGMELMEEVIKESVREASTDELKCALERDRQARIARCSEEVCGHVMELFLEDEIFQIAKETLQELQCFCKYLQRWREAVAARTKLKRQMRAFPAAPCCTDPENKLKALSPSAEWPVAMESLCKRIVNLGSGGKLGVSCTRLNWMRNKTAHEIKVQHFYQQLLSDLAWTPLDLVSLITEHTPLQQEQVFWKVILVLPNDDEYVGDDPSRVLVDWLKTKFMGDKSWERNASHTEGRIQTLTLFSSPGMQGSRSIKVSVCVKVAYGALSDSELDAAEMQKDLLGTSGLILLLPPRVRSEDVSEDDVYWLSALLQLKQLLQAKPFHPIVPLVVLVPAQGDEAVEKEVEEGLMLQDLISAQLISDYIVVELPGSINDLQGTTRISAAVGWLVSQCPESLELCSQTLQEYIEDGIDGEFGKRFYHDWKERRLAGLPSQEPGAIIELYNSVLQFLSDVASSEHLCDLSWPVTEFSEPGGNKQLPHLQWNTTDHLAWLKKAVLSFQIPYLDLPPLGAPWRPVCHMIFQYVSQIASSAHTQPLIQSQVENLLSKTYQKWKNRTSGNSDEDGPSVDEVPWDDILLACIDHKLRDWKPPKLRINPEAVSEDGQIRVYFFKEHLKNFTLPFSWEQARLRTQEEIRQSHTRSRVKSPISFKKPYSFSMMPGQYGSDISMLSRPEKSVPSIDEFTATASAQELLPQRLLAQLQQEKMESRRFEEQLHQYLGEDIKPLGDFLGLPLYLPQSLVSTPNVTCPLRKSPVTSAQEAGNAEGHKPLVEELNPTLSDRLKHLQQLLRANKEGEVASELHLSALLDMVDT